A region of Streptomyces sp. R44 DNA encodes the following proteins:
- a CDS encoding transporter — protein sequence MRDVLFAASDIWMVAVGFICGVKFIRGHHNYLIGLEWIIMGVSGTNFLIYGVTKAGPHSPMHHIAFFLDAFSRSIGFTLILILGLLAVTHRYKPTARVEVGAFALAAILGVLLSEFAEEIGTPGKVFFLITALAASGFLCYFAWRLWKFGERAHAAWVAGATALNVVVASVYDFWRIPGDDADHTRFYILALFTWGLAMLVIYRAYAAFAAHDERIDAGHVPVAPTTVTGVDIA from the coding sequence ATGCGCGACGTACTGTTCGCCGCGTCGGACATCTGGATGGTCGCCGTCGGATTCATCTGCGGTGTGAAGTTCATCAGAGGCCATCACAACTATTTGATCGGCCTCGAATGGATCATCATGGGCGTATCCGGGACAAATTTCCTGATCTATGGGGTGACCAAGGCCGGTCCCCATTCCCCGATGCACCACATCGCCTTCTTCCTGGACGCGTTCTCGCGCTCGATCGGGTTCACGCTGATCCTGATCCTCGGATTGCTGGCCGTCACCCACAGGTACAAGCCCACAGCCCGAGTCGAGGTAGGCGCCTTCGCCCTGGCCGCGATCCTCGGGGTCCTGCTCTCCGAGTTCGCCGAGGAGATCGGAACGCCGGGCAAGGTGTTCTTCCTGATCACCGCACTCGCGGCCTCTGGCTTCCTGTGCTATTTCGCGTGGCGTCTCTGGAAGTTCGGCGAGCGCGCCCACGCCGCGTGGGTGGCCGGCGCCACCGCGCTGAACGTGGTCGTCGCGTCGGTCTACGACTTCTGGCGAATCCCCGGCGACGACGCCGACCACACCCGGTTCTACATCCTCGCGCTGTTCACCTGGGGCCTGGCGATGCTCGTCATCTACCGGGCGTATGCCGCCTTCGCTGCTCACGACGAGAGGATCGACGCAGGCCACGTCCCGGTCGCCCCGACCACCGTCACAGGAGTTGACATCGCATGA
- a CDS encoding alpha/beta fold hydrolase, translating into MPDDTEDRFCTLPGGTRVCYRIDGESGAPPILLIAGLAEDLTTWSERFVSALAATGLQVIRMDNRDCGRSTYATTPPPSTLRQLLARPRRDAYTLADMAADAAQLIEYLGLGPVHLVGRSLGGMIAQTVAARYPELTTSLTSLYSTTGNPKVGQPAASTMALLAAPPPRNRVQAVRAHLRMTAHLAGTGFPIDEVEEAGHAVQTWSRTAGDGAAGTARQVQAIHASGDRTAEIARITAPTLVINGDRDLIVAPSGGDATAAAIPDARHVVIPGMGHHLPDALALLVTDHVVGHLERASA; encoded by the coding sequence GTGCCTGACGACACCGAGGACCGCTTCTGCACCCTTCCGGGGGGCACGCGTGTCTGCTACCGAATCGACGGAGAGTCCGGCGCCCCGCCGATCCTGCTCATCGCCGGCCTCGCGGAGGACTTGACGACGTGGTCCGAGCGGTTCGTCTCCGCCCTCGCCGCGACCGGCCTCCAGGTGATCCGGATGGACAACCGGGACTGCGGCCGCTCCACCTACGCGACCACTCCACCACCGAGCACGCTCCGGCAACTGCTCGCCCGGCCCCGTCGGGACGCGTACACGCTGGCCGACATGGCGGCCGATGCCGCGCAGCTGATCGAGTACCTCGGTCTGGGGCCGGTGCACCTCGTCGGGCGCTCGTTGGGCGGGATGATCGCGCAGACCGTCGCGGCGCGGTACCCCGAACTCACCACGTCGCTCACCTCTTTGTACTCCACCACGGGCAATCCGAAGGTCGGGCAGCCGGCCGCGTCGACCATGGCGCTGCTCGCCGCCCCGCCGCCGCGGAACCGGGTGCAGGCCGTGCGTGCGCACCTTCGCATGACGGCGCATCTCGCGGGCACCGGGTTCCCGATCGACGAGGTCGAAGAAGCGGGCCACGCCGTTCAGACGTGGAGCCGCACGGCCGGCGACGGTGCGGCGGGGACCGCGCGCCAGGTCCAGGCGATCCATGCCTCGGGCGACCGGACGGCGGAGATCGCCCGCATCACGGCTCCCACCCTGGTGATCAACGGCGATCGTGACCTCATCGTCGCGCCGTCCGGGGGCGACGCCACCGCGGCCGCGATCCCGGATGCGCGGCACGTGGTGATTCCCGGGATGGGGCACCACCTGCCCGACGCGCTCGCGCTCCTCGTCACCGACCACGTCGTCGGACACCTCGAAAGGGCATCAGCATGA
- a CDS encoding FAD-dependent monooxygenase, whose translation MSATANTTYTTFTGWVDPPTDVRPSLTESLTCSVAVIGGGLAGMATVLRLAEHGVDAVLLESEFCGYGAG comes from the coding sequence ATGAGCGCCACCGCGAACACGACCTACACCACGTTCACCGGATGGGTCGATCCGCCCACCGACGTCCGCCCGTCGCTGACGGAGAGCCTCACCTGCTCTGTCGCGGTCATCGGCGGCGGACTCGCGGGCATGGCGACCGTGCTCCGCCTCGCGGAGCACGGCGTCGACGCCGTCCTGCTGGAATCGGAGTTCTGCGGATACGGCGCGGGCTGA
- a CDS encoding flavin-containing monooxygenase — translation MHHAVTQDGALRCRATAAAAGTVESHTDVITTQRRKGGAMNASKHRPEEFDIVIIGAGISGIGAARYFVETFPGKRVVVFEGRDNIGGTWDLFKYPGIRSDSDLHTFGYEFKPWRDRAAIAEAPKILNYLRETIDENDLGGLIRLGHSVRRAEWSSADARWTIDVHTADGDKRVTANWIFAGTGYYRYDEGYTPHFEGREDFAGDIIHPQHWPEGYDYADKKVVVIGSGATAVTLIPSLLTGEGAAAHVTMLQRTPTYVMPWPKVDSLALLLTRLFGERRGYAMTRFNNIWIDRGVVKSLRTFPRLGRALIRRINKKSLPKGYDVDTHFNPPYDPWDQRLCLSPDGDFFAVLRDGSASIVTDRITRFTESGIRLESGEHLDADVIVTATGLNVRLLGGIDLVVDGAPVNLADCVVYRGTLLSGVPNLAIAIGYTTSSWTLKIGILCRYFCKLVGHMDAFGYDSVVVEADPAMETRPVMDLSAGYAQRARETTPKQGTGTWQMSMSYPQDAKLLRGPLLDDALKFGSTTDESAPSTAREAMRA, via the coding sequence GTGCACCACGCCGTCACGCAGGACGGGGCATTGCGGTGTAGAGCCACGGCCGCCGCGGCGGGCACCGTGGAATCACACACCGACGTGATCACCACGCAAAGACGGAAAGGCGGCGCGATGAACGCATCGAAGCACCGACCCGAGGAATTCGACATCGTCATCATCGGTGCCGGCATCTCCGGCATCGGAGCCGCGCGGTACTTCGTCGAGACGTTTCCCGGCAAACGCGTCGTCGTGTTCGAAGGGCGCGACAACATCGGCGGCACCTGGGACCTTTTCAAGTACCCCGGCATCCGATCCGATTCCGACCTGCACACCTTCGGCTACGAGTTCAAGCCCTGGAGGGACCGCGCCGCCATCGCGGAAGCCCCCAAGATCCTGAACTACCTGCGCGAGACGATCGATGAGAACGATCTGGGCGGTCTCATCCGCCTCGGGCACAGCGTGCGGCGCGCGGAATGGTCGAGCGCCGACGCGCGCTGGACGATCGACGTGCACACCGCCGACGGCGACAAGCGTGTCACCGCCAACTGGATCTTCGCAGGCACCGGGTACTACCGCTACGACGAGGGCTACACCCCGCATTTCGAGGGCCGCGAGGACTTCGCCGGCGACATCATTCACCCGCAGCACTGGCCCGAGGGCTACGACTACGCGGACAAGAAGGTCGTCGTGATCGGAAGCGGCGCGACCGCCGTGACGCTGATCCCGTCACTGCTGACCGGCGAGGGCGCCGCCGCCCACGTGACCATGCTCCAGCGCACCCCCACGTACGTGATGCCCTGGCCGAAGGTCGATTCCCTCGCGCTCCTGCTCACCCGGCTCTTCGGCGAACGCCGCGGTTACGCGATGACCCGGTTCAACAACATCTGGATCGATCGGGGCGTGGTCAAGTCGCTCCGCACGTTCCCACGCCTGGGCCGCGCACTCATCCGGCGCATCAACAAGAAGTCGCTGCCCAAGGGCTACGACGTGGACACCCACTTCAACCCGCCCTACGACCCGTGGGACCAGCGCCTGTGTCTTTCCCCCGACGGCGACTTCTTCGCCGTACTGCGCGACGGCAGCGCCTCGATCGTCACCGACCGGATCACGCGTTTCACCGAGTCGGGGATCCGGCTCGAGTCGGGCGAGCACCTCGACGCCGACGTGATCGTCACCGCGACCGGCCTCAACGTGCGCCTGCTCGGCGGCATCGACCTGGTGGTCGACGGTGCGCCGGTGAACCTCGCCGACTGCGTCGTCTACCGCGGCACCCTGCTCTCGGGGGTTCCCAACCTCGCCATCGCCATCGGCTACACGACCTCGTCGTGGACGCTGAAGATCGGCATCTTGTGCCGCTACTTCTGCAAGCTGGTCGGACACATGGACGCCTTCGGCTACGACAGCGTCGTCGTCGAGGCCGATCCCGCCATGGAGACGCGGCCGGTCATGGACCTCAGCGCGGGTTACGCGCAACGGGCCCGCGAGACCACCCCGAAGCAGGGCACGGGCACGTGGCAGATGTCGATGTCGTACCCGCAGGACGCCAAGCTGCTGCGCGGCCCCCTGCTGGACGACGCGCTCAAGTTCGGCTCCACCACTGACGAAAGTGCACCCTCGACAGCACGGGAGGCCATGCGTGCCTGA
- a CDS encoding glutamine synthetase family protein, producing the protein MEATGHDGSFLGKTITPAKFASGKESGFAFADILFAIDLGNAFVYGDAFPDWRGNLYDISMIPDMATLVQWKPGLEAVIGDYWLRDGRPVPICPRNMVRRLVERLQALGYNAKVAVEIETTLFAESVQEARARGYRDLTPLGGDTGATYHLARSKDWVDYMDAVTDRLDELGITWEAWTDEAAPGQTELNLAPSDPVSLGDSWVRTKQVMREVAFEQGRSVTFMAKPTAGFGQGAHINLSLHRDGENQFFAPEGPSEVMLQAVGGLMATMAGNTLLALPQITSYRRLVDISGPPTTISWGVNNKTAAVRAIVGHPTYSRLEYRLPGSDVNPYYALAGVLAGVVAGIERRMQAPPQVDDMAWSLPDDSGVERIPDTITKAIAALEGDEILREYLGEEFVDFWVASRRWEWMEFHTKGGDPYAELSAWETRRYFEFP; encoded by the coding sequence TTGGAGGCCACCGGCCACGACGGGAGCTTCCTGGGGAAGACCATCACGCCGGCGAAGTTCGCGTCCGGCAAGGAGTCGGGCTTCGCCTTCGCCGACATCCTGTTCGCGATCGACCTGGGTAACGCGTTCGTGTACGGCGACGCGTTCCCGGACTGGCGCGGCAACCTCTACGACATCTCGATGATCCCCGACATGGCCACACTGGTGCAGTGGAAGCCCGGCCTCGAAGCCGTCATCGGTGACTACTGGCTACGGGACGGGCGGCCGGTGCCGATCTGTCCGCGGAACATGGTGCGCAGGCTGGTCGAGCGCCTCCAGGCCCTCGGCTACAACGCCAAGGTCGCGGTGGAGATCGAAACGACGCTGTTCGCGGAGTCCGTCCAGGAGGCGCGGGCCCGCGGGTACCGCGATCTCACCCCGCTCGGTGGAGACACCGGCGCCACGTACCACCTGGCGAGGTCGAAGGACTGGGTCGACTACATGGACGCGGTCACCGACCGGCTCGACGAGCTCGGCATCACCTGGGAGGCGTGGACCGACGAGGCCGCCCCCGGCCAGACCGAGTTGAACCTCGCGCCCAGTGATCCGGTGTCGCTCGGGGACTCCTGGGTGCGTACCAAGCAGGTGATGCGCGAAGTCGCGTTCGAGCAGGGCCGGTCGGTGACCTTCATGGCCAAGCCGACCGCCGGATTCGGACAGGGCGCGCACATCAACCTCTCGCTGCACCGGGACGGAGAGAACCAGTTCTTCGCACCCGAGGGACCGTCCGAGGTGATGCTCCAGGCCGTCGGTGGGCTGATGGCCACGATGGCGGGGAACACCCTGCTGGCGCTGCCGCAGATTACCTCGTACCGGCGCCTGGTCGACATCAGCGGCCCACCGACCACCATCAGCTGGGGCGTCAACAACAAGACCGCGGCGGTGCGGGCCATCGTCGGGCACCCCACGTACTCGCGGCTCGAGTACCGGCTTCCCGGCTCGGACGTCAACCCGTACTACGCGCTGGCCGGTGTGCTGGCCGGGGTCGTGGCCGGCATCGAACGGCGGATGCAGGCACCGCCGCAGGTCGACGACATGGCGTGGAGCCTACCGGACGACAGCGGGGTCGAGCGGATCCCGGACACGATCACGAAGGCCATCGCCGCGCTGGAAGGCGACGAGATACTTCGCGAGTACCTGGGCGAGGAGTTCGTCGACTTCTGGGTGGCGTCGCGCCGGTGGGAATGGATGGAGTTCCACACCAAGGGTGGTGACCCGTACGCCGAGCTCTCCGCGTGGGAGACCCGTCGCTACTTCGAGTTCCCGTGA
- a CDS encoding gamma-glutamyl-gamma-aminobutyrate hydrolase family protein — protein MSGKPLVGITGRRFQLGLIAGTDDRHATACVDSFMSAFATRVAQAGGVPVLLPYDADPLDVCAWVSGVVITGGQDVHPARWGGDTSVVRDVDPRLDPHAHDPERDDYEFTLARAAIDRGIPVLGVCRGMQLLNVALGGTLVADLPPGPVPHLSPLAAPTDGDAEHLVTFEPGSTAARLFGDSAVTNSWHHQAVDRCGAGLVVTGRTPDGVAEAVEAPGAPILGVQWHPEWMERDDPAMAWIVDESRQRQEAGACRLTR, from the coding sequence GTGAGCGGCAAGCCACTGGTCGGTATCACCGGCCGCCGGTTCCAGCTGGGCCTGATCGCAGGAACGGACGACCGTCACGCCACGGCGTGCGTGGACTCGTTCATGTCCGCCTTCGCGACGCGGGTGGCGCAGGCCGGCGGGGTTCCCGTGCTCCTGCCCTACGACGCTGATCCGCTGGACGTCTGCGCGTGGGTGTCCGGGGTGGTGATCACCGGCGGGCAGGACGTGCACCCGGCCCGGTGGGGCGGCGACACCTCCGTGGTCCGCGATGTCGACCCTCGGCTCGATCCCCATGCGCACGATCCGGAACGCGACGACTACGAGTTCACCCTGGCCCGCGCCGCCATCGACCGCGGCATCCCCGTGCTGGGGGTGTGCCGAGGGATGCAGCTGCTCAACGTGGCGCTGGGCGGAACGCTCGTCGCGGACCTGCCGCCCGGCCCCGTGCCGCACTTGTCGCCGCTGGCTGCGCCCACCGACGGTGACGCCGAGCACCTCGTGACCTTCGAGCCCGGCTCGACGGCCGCGCGGCTCTTCGGCGACAGCGCCGTCACCAACTCGTGGCACCACCAGGCCGTCGACCGGTGCGGCGCGGGGCTCGTCGTCACGGGCCGCACGCCCGACGGGGTTGCGGAGGCCGTGGAGGCGCCCGGCGCGCCGATCCTCGGGGTGCAGTGGCACCCCGAGTGGATGGAACGGGACGACCCGGCCATGGCCTGGATCGTCGACGAATCGAGACAACGACAGGAGGCCGGAGCATGCCGGCTGACCCGATAA
- a CDS encoding APC family permease yields MSQQREGRAQELTTGLDRTLGVPQIVFMVVAMAAPLTVFAGLIPLMLGSGNGIGTPVDFAIVGVVLVLFTIGYSAMTPEVRNAGAFYSYVQRGLGTGTGLGAAMLALVTYTLLIVAVSAYLGAAARNVIGTFFGVSVPWWCLAGAGLAAIGYLGYRNVEVSARVLGALLIAEVGIVALVDLAIVLRGGDHGLSADPLTWDAFASGASGTGIMFAVFGFVGFEATAVFRSEAEDPDRTIPRATYVAVVLIAVIYAFSSWAMINGLGIAHAVDLAARDPEGLAPGLANRYLSQAAHDVMQVLLVTSFFACVLTAHNVVARYLFALGRQGALPVSLGSVHPAHRSPHVASLLTSGLIGPLLAATAIAGLDPVVEVYAWFGGAGTLGLIVLLALTSAAIVVHFRRVRTATAWTGTVAPALALGALGTILVLVIGNFELLIGSSTGANVFLAVIVAAFVGGLAWAALLRRRRPDTYAALE; encoded by the coding sequence ATGAGTCAGCAGCGCGAAGGGCGGGCGCAAGAGCTCACCACCGGCCTGGACCGGACCCTGGGCGTCCCTCAGATCGTCTTCATGGTCGTGGCGATGGCCGCACCGCTGACGGTCTTCGCCGGACTCATCCCGTTGATGCTCGGTTCGGGGAACGGCATCGGAACGCCGGTCGACTTCGCGATCGTCGGAGTCGTGCTCGTCCTGTTCACGATCGGGTACTCGGCGATGACCCCTGAGGTGCGCAACGCGGGTGCCTTCTACTCCTATGTCCAGCGCGGCCTCGGCACCGGCACCGGGCTGGGCGCCGCCATGCTCGCCCTGGTCACGTACACCCTCCTCATCGTCGCCGTCTCGGCGTACCTCGGGGCCGCCGCGCGCAACGTGATCGGGACCTTCTTCGGCGTCTCGGTGCCATGGTGGTGCCTCGCGGGGGCCGGGCTCGCGGCCATCGGGTACCTGGGATACCGCAACGTCGAGGTCAGCGCGCGAGTACTCGGCGCGCTGCTCATCGCGGAGGTCGGGATCGTCGCCCTCGTCGACCTCGCCATCGTGCTGCGCGGCGGCGACCACGGTCTCTCCGCGGACCCGCTGACCTGGGACGCGTTCGCCAGCGGCGCCAGCGGCACCGGGATCATGTTCGCCGTCTTCGGGTTCGTCGGCTTCGAGGCCACCGCCGTGTTCCGGTCCGAGGCCGAGGACCCCGACCGGACCATCCCGAGGGCCACCTACGTCGCGGTCGTCCTGATCGCCGTGATCTACGCCTTCTCGTCCTGGGCCATGATCAACGGCCTCGGCATCGCGCATGCCGTCGATCTCGCGGCGCGCGACCCCGAAGGACTCGCACCCGGGCTCGCCAACCGCTATCTGTCTCAAGCCGCCCACGACGTCATGCAGGTTCTCCTCGTCACCAGCTTCTTCGCCTGTGTGCTCACCGCGCACAACGTGGTGGCCCGCTACCTCTTCGCCCTCGGCCGCCAGGGCGCGCTCCCGGTCTCGCTCGGTTCCGTGCACCCCGCGCACCGGTCGCCGCACGTGGCCTCGCTGCTGACCTCCGGGCTGATCGGCCCCCTGCTCGCGGCCACGGCGATCGCCGGCCTCGATCCGGTCGTCGAGGTCTACGCCTGGTTCGGCGGTGCCGGGACCCTCGGGCTCATCGTGCTGCTGGCGCTGACCTCCGCGGCGATCGTCGTGCACTTCCGCAGGGTCCGCACGGCGACCGCATGGACGGGCACCGTCGCCCCCGCCCTGGCGCTCGGCGCGCTCGGAACGATCCTCGTACTCGTCATCGGCAACTTCGAGCTCCTGATCGGGTCGAGCACCGGAGCGAACGTCTTCCTCGCGGTCATCGTCGCGGCGTTCGTCGGCGGCCTCGCGTGGGCGGCGCTGCTGCGTCGGCGCCGACCGGACACCTACGCCGCCCTGGAATGA
- a CDS encoding flavin monoamine oxidase family protein, with the protein MTETRTTDVVVIGAGVSGLTAARRLAQAGRSVVVIEAGDRVGGRTMNLDVADGVITEGGGQWVGPGQDRVLSLLDELGLETFKTHVAGKSIYRRRGRSKRYDGLVPPLSPLALADFAQLQLRLERMARTVPLDAPWTARRARSWDARTFGHWLEANATTAEAREMFTVGFSVTNAEDPHSTSLLVQLARIRGSGGIEHAFNITGGAQESRVVGGTVRIAERLAEDLGDAVVLDSPVVEIAQDADGVSVRSARVDVRADRVIVAMSPADAAGIRVTPGLPTRRVMLQRRWSSGAESKLFAVYDRPFWREQGLSGQAVTDLPVARYVVDNSPPDGSVGILLTFLGTAGAGYGQHWPDAVLDDPAVRRSAFLADLAVLFGPQAAHPTAYLEKDWTHEPWINGCVGSRAPGTLTQYTDADRRPVGRIHWAGTETATVNQGYFDGAVRAAERAVQEVLDFDPVRVSSRPAA; encoded by the coding sequence ATGACCGAGACACGCACCACGGACGTCGTCGTCATCGGTGCCGGGGTCTCCGGGTTGACCGCGGCGCGGCGGCTGGCGCAGGCCGGCCGGTCGGTCGTGGTGATCGAGGCCGGTGACCGGGTCGGCGGCCGCACGATGAACCTCGACGTCGCCGACGGCGTGATCACCGAAGGCGGTGGACAGTGGGTCGGACCAGGCCAGGACCGGGTCCTCTCGCTCCTGGACGAGCTGGGGCTGGAAACCTTCAAGACCCACGTCGCCGGCAAGTCGATCTACCGCCGGCGTGGCCGCTCGAAGCGGTACGACGGCCTCGTCCCGCCGCTGAGCCCGCTCGCGCTCGCCGACTTCGCCCAGTTGCAGCTGCGGCTGGAGCGGATGGCGAGGACCGTGCCGCTCGACGCCCCGTGGACCGCGCGCCGCGCCCGCTCCTGGGACGCCAGGACCTTCGGGCACTGGCTCGAGGCGAACGCGACGACCGCGGAGGCCAGGGAGATGTTCACGGTCGGCTTCTCGGTGACCAACGCCGAGGACCCGCACTCCACGTCGCTGCTGGTGCAGCTCGCGCGGATCCGGGGCTCCGGCGGAATCGAACACGCCTTCAACATCACCGGTGGGGCGCAGGAGTCACGGGTGGTCGGCGGCACGGTCCGGATCGCGGAGCGTCTGGCCGAGGATCTGGGGGACGCCGTGGTGCTCGACTCGCCCGTCGTCGAGATCGCGCAGGACGCCGACGGAGTCTCGGTCCGGTCGGCGCGGGTCGACGTCCGCGCGGACCGGGTGATCGTCGCGATGTCGCCGGCGGATGCCGCCGGGATCCGCGTCACGCCCGGCCTGCCCACCCGCCGCGTGATGCTGCAGCGTCGCTGGAGCAGCGGCGCGGAGAGCAAGCTCTTCGCCGTCTACGACCGCCCGTTCTGGCGGGAGCAGGGCCTGAGCGGCCAGGCGGTCACGGACCTGCCGGTGGCCCGGTACGTCGTCGACAACTCCCCGCCGGACGGCAGCGTCGGGATCCTGCTGACCTTCCTCGGCACCGCCGGGGCCGGGTACGGCCAGCACTGGCCCGACGCGGTCCTCGACGACCCCGCGGTGCGACGCTCTGCCTTCCTCGCCGACCTGGCTGTGCTGTTCGGGCCGCAAGCGGCCCATCCGACCGCGTACCTCGAGAAGGACTGGACGCACGAGCCGTGGATCAACGGCTGCGTCGGCTCCCGCGCCCCGGGCACGCTGACCCAGTACACGGATGCGGATCGCCGGCCGGTCGGTCGGATCCACTGGGCCGGCACAGAGACCGCGACGGTCAACCAGGGCTATTTCGACGGCGCGGTCCGCGCCGCCGAGCGCGCCGTCCAGGAGGTGCTGGACTTCGATCCCGTCAGGGTTTCCAGCCGACCCGCCGCGTAG
- a CDS encoding MBL fold metallo-hydrolase, with protein MTKPGYTEEKYDGVTVLVGAERGAYPYANSVLVRGTAETLVIDPSLSLVGAAPPADAVLVSHAHEDHVAGLGGYEVPVRIHDGDLAALCSREVMATGYGLPPDATAHTDAILRDRFHVRDRTDATGFADGTVFDLGGRTVTVVHLPGHTAGHCGFLIEPDGFLYVADIDLTSFGPYYGDTGSSLADFEASMGRCREIDVRWYGTAHQRGVIEGASEFSARLDAFARVVERRDAALLAFLDEPRTVEEIAGHRLVYRPDVEGSHVGPVERRTAVQHLERLIGAGLVMEVERERFRTT; from the coding sequence ATGACGAAACCGGGGTACACGGAAGAAAAGTACGACGGGGTCACCGTGCTCGTCGGAGCCGAGCGGGGCGCCTACCCGTACGCGAATTCCGTCCTCGTACGCGGCACTGCCGAGACGCTGGTCATCGACCCGTCGCTGTCGCTCGTCGGAGCGGCGCCGCCGGCGGACGCGGTCCTGGTGAGCCACGCCCACGAGGACCACGTCGCGGGCCTCGGCGGCTACGAGGTGCCCGTCCGCATCCACGACGGCGACCTCGCCGCACTGTGCTCCCGCGAGGTCATGGCCACCGGTTACGGTCTCCCGCCGGACGCCACCGCGCACACCGACGCGATACTGCGCGACCGATTCCACGTACGGGACCGGACCGACGCGACGGGGTTCGCCGACGGAACCGTGTTCGACCTCGGCGGCCGCACCGTGACCGTCGTCCACCTGCCCGGTCACACGGCGGGCCACTGCGGTTTCCTCATCGAACCGGACGGCTTCCTGTACGTGGCGGACATCGACCTGACGTCGTTCGGCCCCTACTACGGAGACACCGGCAGCAGCCTCGCGGACTTCGAGGCTTCCATGGGCCGCTGCCGGGAGATCGACGTCCGGTGGTACGGCACGGCCCACCAGAGGGGCGTGATCGAGGGCGCGAGCGAGTTCTCCGCACGGCTCGACGCCTTCGCCCGAGTGGTGGAGAGGCGGGACGCGGCACTCTTGGCGTTCCTCGACGAGCCGCGCACCGTCGAGGAGATCGCCGGACACCGCCTCGTCTACCGTCCCGACGTCGAGGGCTCCCACGTGGGACCGGTCGAGCGGCGGACCGCGGTGCAGCACTTGGAGCGGCTGATCGGTGCGGGACTGGTCATGGAGGTCGAGCGGGAGCGGTTCCGCACCACATAG